From Sceloporus undulatus isolate JIND9_A2432 ecotype Alabama chromosome 6, SceUnd_v1.1, whole genome shotgun sequence, one genomic window encodes:
- the CIAO2A gene encoding cytosolic iron-sulfur assembly component 2A, translated as MLSLGLLWRALAGRGDGHDEDKDKEKAGPRSRAMDQERALEVYDIIRTIRDPEKPNTLEELEVVTESCVEVHETREDEYLVTIRFTPTVPHCSLATLIGLCLRIKLQRCLPFKHKSTSKSTIKRGWQLPWRILTCGRLWSSVFWNLTSCRDLH; from the exons ATGCTCTCTCTGGGGCTGCTGTGGCGGGCGCTGGCTGGCCGAGGAGACGGCCATGACGAGGACAAGGACAAGGAGAAGGCCGGACCCAGGAGCAGAGCCATGGACCAGGAGCGGGCCCTCGAAGTCTACG ATATAATCCGAACAATCCGGGATCCAGAAAAGCCCAACACTTTAGAAGAACTAGAGGTGGTGACCGAAAGCTGTGTTGAAGTGCATGAAACCAGGGAAGATGAATATTTAGTGACGATCAGGTTTACACCAACAGTACCTCATTGCTCTTTGGCTACTCTCATTG GTCTGTGTTTGCGGATCAAGCTCCAGAGATGTTTGCCTTTCAAACACAAG TCAACAAGCAAATCAACGATAAAGAGAGGGTGGCAGCTGCCATGGAGAATCCTAACTTGCGGGAGATTGTGGAGCAGTGTGTTCTGGAACCTGACTAGCTGCCGGGATCTCCATTGA